Proteins from a single region of Aureibacter tunicatorum:
- a CDS encoding FAD-binding protein — MHIERKPAKRSNWSRTENYVAYSQIKVSSPEDISEVIKIANETGKKIYVQGREHHWGACGESDESTIVISPDIHFFSEIKEIDSNEASIEIGASVRLEELNLHLANTSWALENMGAIAEQNVSALVSTNTHGAHPKKGGFSTLVQELVFVDADGIIHTCIRGHESWELAKFVLGSTGKAGVITSLRLKLVPSFNLMVEEVMFENSDALKQESFDQKLKIALENDAYLRWFLFPNSGTGKVLKDSEGCPLDTYETGNTQLTVWRRTSKNGKGRGWLRGKMEGFVANYMSKKIDKFLDKDFKDRDPDWLHKVTRLMIWLMSRPYSFVGRSDLALTAEPNMPIKSQIGSHTTELYFRSECAECVIKSVLRKIDEMASTGKCFVWKPMRLRVMSGDQDAYCSQVYDQNSSGDVYMTMDIDIYEGQFVGKVESVYSELRKEADKAILRYNQENKVEMPLTSFHLGKTAPLLHDEYGELFRSRPGIRIFIEYLKKQKFQTFTHPRFMDLFGLTEKPS, encoded by the coding sequence ATGCATATCGAAAGAAAGCCTGCCAAGAGGTCGAATTGGTCGAGAACGGAAAATTATGTTGCTTATAGTCAAATTAAAGTTAGTAGTCCTGAAGATATATCAGAAGTGATCAAGATTGCCAATGAAACAGGCAAGAAGATTTATGTTCAGGGTCGAGAGCATCATTGGGGAGCTTGTGGGGAGAGTGATGAGAGTACGATTGTTATCTCTCCTGATATTCATTTTTTTTCAGAGATTAAAGAAATTGATAGCAATGAGGCAAGTATTGAAATTGGTGCGAGTGTAAGACTTGAGGAGTTAAATCTGCATTTGGCGAATACTTCTTGGGCTTTGGAGAATATGGGAGCGATAGCGGAGCAAAATGTATCTGCTTTGGTAAGCACAAACACTCATGGAGCTCATCCGAAAAAAGGAGGATTTTCGACATTGGTTCAAGAGTTGGTTTTTGTGGATGCAGATGGTATTATTCATACTTGTATTCGAGGACATGAGTCGTGGGAGTTAGCGAAGTTTGTGCTGGGAAGCACAGGAAAAGCGGGGGTGATTACTAGTTTGAGATTGAAACTTGTCCCTTCATTCAATTTAATGGTGGAAGAGGTGATGTTTGAGAATTCGGACGCTTTGAAGCAAGAATCATTTGATCAAAAATTGAAAATAGCATTGGAAAACGATGCTTATTTGAGGTGGTTTTTGTTCCCAAATTCAGGCACAGGGAAGGTGTTGAAAGATAGTGAAGGCTGCCCTTTGGATACTTATGAAACAGGTAATACTCAATTGACTGTTTGGAGAAGAACTTCCAAGAATGGAAAAGGAAGAGGATGGCTCAGGGGCAAGATGGAAGGTTTTGTCGCGAATTATATGTCTAAGAAAATTGACAAGTTCTTGGATAAGGATTTTAAAGACAGGGATCCTGATTGGTTGCATAAAGTAACCCGATTGATGATTTGGTTGATGAGTCGGCCATATTCATTTGTGGGAAGATCTGATTTGGCTTTGACAGCGGAGCCGAATATGCCGATCAAAAGCCAGATAGGCTCTCATACAACGGAATTGTACTTTAGAAGCGAATGCGCTGAGTGTGTCATTAAATCAGTATTGCGCAAGATCGATGAGATGGCTTCGACAGGAAAGTGTTTTGTATGGAAGCCTATGCGGTTGAGAGTTATGTCGGGAGATCAGGATGCGTATTGCAGTCAAGTTTATGATCAAAACTCATCAGGTGATGTATATATGACCATGGATATTGATATCTATGAAGGACAATTTGTTGGCAAGGTCGAGTCGGTTTATTCTGAATTAAGAAAAGAAGCTGATAAAGCTATATTGCGGTACAATCAAGAAAATAAGGTCGAAATGCCTTTGACAAGTTTTCATCTTGGGAAAACAGCGCCACTGTTGCATGACGAGTATGGTGAATTATTTAGATCAAGACCGGGGATACGTATTTTTATAGAATATTTAAAAAAGCAAAAGTTTCAGACTTTTACGCATCCCCGGTTTATGGATTTGTTTGGGTTGACAGAGAAGCCGTCTTGA
- a CDS encoding glutathione S-transferase family protein codes for MPIINLTDKKLLDLKGFHLFHAGGSNCSARARLALEEKKLEWTGHEINLLTCEQLQEDYLQINPLGEVPALIHEGKSIYGSEDILRYLEEKFPTPSLLPDKEEEIESMWEWVDYAANSHLENIAAYLYSVGIGRPCSAKNFSIYQKINPKRAEFLKNKGYNMSSKVKNEVMKANHTILTQIENELGKHRYLTCDTYTLSDIAWGMNALALKNYGFSLSQYPNIMRWINDIENRPSYNNKSKMPTFPLWLVKCIMFIKRKATRTI; via the coding sequence ATGCCGATCATCAACCTTACTGATAAAAAACTTCTTGATCTTAAAGGATTTCACCTCTTTCATGCAGGAGGATCTAATTGCTCTGCAAGAGCTCGCTTGGCTTTGGAAGAAAAAAAACTAGAATGGACAGGTCATGAGATCAATCTATTAACTTGCGAACAACTACAAGAGGATTATTTGCAAATCAATCCGCTCGGCGAAGTTCCTGCACTTATCCATGAAGGAAAATCCATCTATGGCTCGGAAGACATCTTAAGATATCTCGAAGAAAAATTTCCAACACCCTCCCTTTTACCTGACAAAGAAGAAGAAATCGAATCTATGTGGGAATGGGTAGATTACGCCGCTAACAGCCATCTGGAAAATATAGCCGCATATTTATACTCAGTAGGCATAGGCAGGCCTTGCTCGGCAAAAAACTTCTCTATCTATCAAAAAATCAATCCTAAAAGAGCTGAATTTTTAAAAAACAAAGGCTACAACATGTCCTCAAAGGTGAAAAACGAAGTCATGAAAGCAAATCATACAATTCTAACCCAAATAGAAAATGAATTAGGTAAACATCGCTATTTAACCTGCGACACTTACACACTTTCAGACATTGCTTGGGGAATGAATGCCCTTGCCCTAAAAAACTACGGCTTTAGCCTAAGTCAATACCCCAATATTATGCGATGGATTAACGACATTGAAAATCGCCCAAGCTACAATAACAAATCTAAAATGCCGACATTCCCCCTTTGGCTAGTCAAATGCATCATGTTCATTAAAAGAAAAGCCACAAGAACTATTTAA
- a CDS encoding glutathione S-transferase N-terminal domain-containing protein, which produces MMPSNKILILHRTLGSPYSQKIMAMLDYSQANWMSVIAPKGVPRPIQEKLANNYSRRIPILQIGADIYCDTDLISKQIAIETNNNYLDRTCLKQEEREFIDYCENEIFISMLVSLSPIDFIIGYFRSIPPKEAFEFLKDRIKIKKKHPEFNLNQGKSKEAHIQASIEFIHKMDNMLSKRKFLFNDLQPTLSDFTAYNHIWYHYQLNKLKLAKDTRHIIPWLERIDSFNSSNLKELKPETALEIAESNSPLKIPESMNNSSRIGKKISFSINDKVGEITSPIHGVLAGEDNYKIILKHHINSSNFVHIHIPKQCYGACG; this is translated from the coding sequence ATGATGCCTAGCAATAAAATTCTTATCCTTCACAGAACTTTAGGTTCTCCTTATTCTCAAAAGATTATGGCTATGCTTGACTACTCACAAGCCAACTGGATGTCAGTAATTGCGCCCAAAGGCGTTCCAAGACCCATTCAAGAAAAGTTAGCAAATAATTACAGTCGAAGAATCCCTATTCTTCAAATTGGAGCTGACATATATTGCGACACTGATTTGATATCCAAACAAATCGCAATCGAAACAAACAACAACTATCTTGACAGAACCTGTCTCAAACAAGAAGAACGAGAATTTATCGACTACTGTGAAAACGAGATTTTCATTTCCATGCTTGTCTCGTTATCTCCAATTGATTTCATCATAGGCTACTTCAGGTCGATTCCGCCTAAAGAGGCGTTCGAGTTCCTCAAAGACAGAATAAAAATTAAAAAAAAACATCCTGAATTCAATCTTAATCAAGGCAAATCAAAAGAAGCGCACATACAGGCATCCATTGAATTCATTCATAAAATGGACAATATGTTGTCTAAGAGAAAATTCTTATTCAATGATCTTCAACCAACGCTATCTGATTTCACTGCTTACAACCATATTTGGTATCATTACCAATTAAATAAATTAAAGCTCGCCAAAGACACCCGTCACATCATACCTTGGCTGGAAAGAATTGATTCTTTTAATTCCTCAAACCTTAAAGAACTTAAGCCTGAGACCGCCCTTGAAATAGCTGAATCTAATTCACCATTAAAAATTCCAGAAAGCATGAACAACAGCTCTAGAATTGGGAAAAAAATCTCATTTAGCATTAATGACAAGGTTGGTGAAATCACATCGCCCATTCATGGAGTCTTAGCAGGCGAAGATAATTACAAGATAATTCTCAAGCATCACATCAATTCTTCCAACTTTGTTCATATACACATCCCTAAGCAATGTTACGGCGCTTGCGGGTAA
- a CDS encoding arylsulfatase codes for MNTKDLIKSVGLGAALVGVTLPSQAEKQETKKDKKDKPNILVIWGDDIGVHNISAYNHGIMGYQTPNIDRLANEGAMFTDYYAQQTSTAGRSSFITGEHPFRTGTLTIGMPGSPHGIPDWAPTIADLLKEHEYATAQYGKNHLGDQDNHLPTNHGFDEFFGNLYHLNAEEEPETYYYPKDPEFRKKYGPRGVIKATADGKVEDTGPLTQKRMETVDQEFLTEALDFMDRKAKDDEPFFMWFNASRMHVWTHLSEEAYGKTGIGIYPDGMVEHDGHVGQLLDKLEELGIDENTIVIYSTDNGAEKFTWPDGGTSPFHGEKGTTFEGGFRVPGLVRWPGVIEPGTKINEIFSQEDWLPTLLAAVGDDNVVEKLKKGADYNGKHWRVHLDGYNFLPYFKGEVKESPRETIYYFTADGQLDAVRWNDWKVQFAQMGEGNIATGSRRITGWPMLTNLKADPYETAQFESDMYIRWYGDNMWLFVPIKDQIGKFFATLPGYPMQEGTSLNAGNISYQSLKMQKLIKQIEEITK; via the coding sequence ATGAATACAAAAGATTTAATCAAAAGCGTAGGATTAGGAGCTGCATTGGTTGGAGTTACTTTGCCTTCTCAAGCGGAAAAGCAGGAAACGAAGAAAGATAAAAAAGACAAACCCAATATCTTGGTGATTTGGGGCGATGATATTGGTGTGCATAATATAAGCGCTTACAATCATGGTATTATGGGATATCAAACACCAAATATCGATAGGCTGGCAAATGAAGGAGCGATGTTTACAGACTATTACGCTCAGCAAACATCTACTGCCGGACGCTCTTCATTTATTACTGGTGAGCACCCATTCAGAACAGGTACATTGACCATAGGCATGCCGGGTTCTCCGCATGGTATTCCGGATTGGGCACCGACGATAGCCGATCTTCTTAAAGAGCATGAATATGCTACAGCTCAATATGGCAAGAATCATTTGGGGGATCAAGACAATCACTTGCCGACTAATCACGGATTTGATGAGTTTTTTGGAAATCTATATCATTTGAATGCCGAAGAGGAGCCGGAAACATATTATTATCCTAAGGACCCTGAGTTTAGAAAGAAATACGGACCTAGAGGTGTGATCAAAGCTACAGCCGATGGCAAAGTTGAGGATACCGGGCCATTGACGCAAAAGAGAATGGAAACGGTAGACCAAGAGTTTTTGACGGAGGCGCTAGATTTCATGGACAGAAAAGCGAAGGATGACGAGCCGTTTTTCATGTGGTTCAATGCATCGCGTATGCATGTCTGGACGCATTTGTCTGAAGAAGCTTATGGCAAAACTGGTATCGGCATATATCCTGACGGAATGGTTGAGCATGATGGACATGTTGGTCAGTTGTTGGATAAATTGGAAGAGCTGGGCATCGATGAGAATACAATCGTCATCTATTCCACTGATAATGGAGCTGAGAAATTCACTTGGCCTGATGGCGGTACTTCTCCGTTTCATGGTGAAAAAGGGACTACTTTTGAGGGTGGATTTAGAGTGCCTGGACTGGTAAGGTGGCCGGGTGTTATCGAGCCCGGTACTAAAATCAATGAAATATTCTCTCAAGAGGATTGGTTGCCTACTTTGTTGGCCGCTGTGGGCGATGATAATGTGGTTGAAAAGTTAAAAAAAGGCGCTGATTATAATGGCAAGCATTGGAGAGTGCATCTGGATGGATATAACTTTTTGCCTTACTTTAAAGGAGAGGTGAAAGAATCTCCAAGAGAAACGATTTACTATTTCACTGCTGACGGGCAATTGGATGCTGTGCGATGGAATGACTGGAAAGTGCAATTCGCTCAAATGGGAGAGGGGAATATCGCTACAGGCTCCAGACGAATAACAGGTTGGCCGATGCTGACAAACTTGAAAGCTGACCCTTATGAAACAGCGCAATTCGAGTCGGATATGTATATCCGTTGGTATGGAGATAATATGTGGTTGTTTGTGCCAATTAAGGATCAAATCGGCAAATTCTTCGCCACCTTGCCTGGTTATCCAATGCAAGAAGGGACGAGCTTGAATGCTGGAAATATCAGTTACCAATCTCTTAAGATGCAGAAACTGATAAAGCAAATTGAAGAAATAACTAAATAA
- the asnA gene encoding aspartate--ammonia ligase, with product MALKDIYLKDTYEPVLGLRDTEKAIKLIKDFFELSLSSELRLRRFSAPLFVMKDTGLQDDLNAIERPVSFPILDMGDERAEIVHSLAKWKRYTLGQFGIEEGYGIYTDMNAIRPDEVLDNTHSIYVDQWDWERVITKEDRTIPFLQKIVKKIYGSLKRAEYVVYENYPHIKPMLPEEIHFIHAEELLQKYPDLTPKQREDAIVKEHGAVFLMGIGGELSNGEAHDGRAADYDDWTTEGEKGLKGLNGDILVWHPVLERAYELSSMGIRVDAEALKKQLVIRDQEHKAELMFHKKLLADELPLSIGGGIGQSRLCMFLLRAIHIGEVQASLWPEDMKEACAKHKVRLM from the coding sequence ATGGCACTAAAAGACATATACTTAAAAGACACATATGAGCCGGTTTTGGGCTTGAGAGATACTGAAAAAGCAATCAAATTGATCAAGGATTTTTTTGAATTGTCATTATCATCTGAATTGAGATTGAGAAGGTTTTCAGCTCCATTGTTTGTGATGAAAGATACCGGGCTTCAAGATGATTTGAATGCTATTGAGAGGCCGGTTTCATTTCCAATATTGGATATGGGAGATGAAAGAGCTGAGATTGTTCATTCATTGGCGAAATGGAAAAGATATACTTTAGGGCAGTTTGGCATTGAAGAAGGTTATGGTATTTATACGGATATGAATGCGATTCGCCCGGACGAGGTATTGGATAACACGCATTCTATTTATGTAGATCAGTGGGATTGGGAAAGGGTTATTACGAAAGAGGATAGAACAATTCCTTTTTTGCAAAAGATTGTCAAGAAGATTTATGGCAGTTTGAAAAGAGCTGAATATGTTGTCTATGAGAACTATCCGCACATCAAGCCTATGTTGCCGGAAGAGATTCATTTCATCCATGCGGAAGAATTGTTGCAGAAATACCCTGATTTGACACCTAAGCAAAGAGAAGATGCTATTGTTAAAGAGCATGGCGCTGTGTTTTTGATGGGTATCGGAGGAGAATTGAGTAATGGTGAAGCGCATGACGGACGCGCTGCGGATTATGATGATTGGACTACTGAGGGAGAGAAAGGTCTTAAAGGCTTGAATGGAGACATTTTAGTATGGCATCCAGTGTTGGAAAGAGCTTATGAGCTTTCTTCCATGGGAATAAGAGTTGATGCTGAAGCGTTGAAGAAACAGTTGGTGATAAGAGATCAGGAGCATAAAGCTGAATTGATGTTCCATAAAAAGTTATTGGCGGACGAATTGCCTCTTTCTATAGGTGGAGGAATTGGCCAGTCCAGACTTTGCATGTTTTTATTGAGAGCTATTCATATTGGAGAGGTTCAAGCTAGCTTGTGGCCAGAAGATATGAAGGAGGCTTGTGCTAAGCATAAAGTACGATTGATGTAA
- a CDS encoding ABC-F family ATP-binding cassette domain-containing protein produces MISIDALTVEFSGQTLFKDISFVVNENDKIALMGKNGAGKSTLMKIIAGLQKATKGGVSAPKDTVIAYLPQHLMAEDDSTVFEEAAKAFSSIFAMRDEIDDLNKQLETRTDYESDAYMKIIERVSDLSEKFYAIEEVNYEAEVEKALLGLGFEREDFTQPTSEFSGGWRMRIELAKILLQKPDLILMDEPTNHLDIDSIQWLENFLTNHSKAVIVISHDRAFVDAITNRTIEVTMGRIYDYKVNYSHYLELRKERRAQQMKAYEEQQKFIADTEQFIERFKGTYSKTLQVQSRVRMLEKLERIEVDEVDTSALNLKFPPAPHSGKYPVRALDMGKSYGDHLVFKEANVVIEKGQKVAFVGKNGAGKSTMIKAIMQEIDFDGTLEIGHGVKVGYFAQNQASLLDGEETIFHTIDSVAEGDIRKQINNILGAFMFGGEDTQKKVKVLSGGEKTRLAMIKLLLEPVNLLILDEPTNHLDLKTKDILKEALLKFDGTLILVSHDRDFLSGLAEKVFEFGNQRVVEHFEGIDDFLARKKMENLREIEK; encoded by the coding sequence ATGATTTCTATAGACGCTCTTACAGTTGAATTTAGCGGACAAACGCTGTTCAAGGATATATCTTTCGTTGTCAACGAAAATGATAAAATCGCATTGATGGGGAAAAACGGTGCGGGAAAGTCTACGTTGATGAAAATTATCGCAGGCCTTCAAAAAGCTACTAAAGGAGGTGTTTCCGCTCCCAAGGATACTGTTATTGCATATTTGCCTCAACACTTGATGGCGGAGGATGATAGCACTGTATTCGAAGAGGCTGCGAAGGCTTTTTCAAGTATTTTCGCCATGAGAGATGAAATCGATGATTTGAATAAGCAGTTGGAAACTCGCACGGATTATGAGTCTGATGCGTATATGAAAATTATCGAGCGAGTATCTGATTTAAGCGAGAAGTTTTACGCTATCGAAGAAGTGAACTATGAGGCCGAAGTGGAAAAAGCTTTGCTAGGACTTGGTTTTGAGCGAGAAGATTTTACTCAACCGACAAGTGAGTTTAGCGGAGGTTGGCGTATGCGTATCGAGTTAGCGAAAATCCTTTTGCAAAAGCCTGATTTGATTCTGATGGATGAGCCGACTAACCATTTGGATATTGACTCGATTCAATGGTTGGAAAACTTTTTGACGAATCACTCCAAGGCGGTTATTGTGATTTCGCATGATAGAGCTTTTGTGGATGCGATAACTAATCGGACGATTGAAGTGACGATGGGTAGAATTTATGATTACAAAGTAAATTATTCTCACTATCTGGAGCTAAGAAAAGAAAGAAGAGCTCAGCAGATGAAGGCTTATGAAGAGCAACAAAAGTTTATCGCTGATACGGAACAGTTTATAGAAAGGTTTAAAGGAACATACTCCAAAACACTTCAAGTGCAGTCAAGGGTGAGAATGCTTGAAAAGTTGGAGCGTATAGAAGTGGATGAAGTGGATACATCTGCTTTGAACTTGAAGTTTCCTCCGGCTCCACACTCTGGCAAATATCCTGTCAGAGCTTTGGATATGGGCAAGTCTTATGGAGATCATTTGGTTTTTAAAGAAGCCAATGTAGTCATCGAAAAGGGACAGAAAGTAGCTTTTGTTGGGAAGAATGGCGCAGGCAAGTCGACTATGATAAAAGCGATCATGCAGGAAATTGACTTTGATGGAACGCTGGAAATAGGTCATGGGGTAAAAGTTGGGTATTTTGCCCAAAACCAAGCTTCATTGTTGGATGGCGAGGAAACGATCTTTCATACGATTGACAGTGTTGCCGAAGGAGATATAAGAAAACAGATTAATAATATTCTGGGTGCCTTCATGTTTGGAGGGGAAGATACTCAGAAGAAAGTCAAGGTTTTGTCAGGTGGCGAAAAGACGCGTTTGGCGATGATAAAGCTTTTGTTGGAACCTGTGAATCTTTTGATACTAGATGAACCAACCAATCACTTGGATTTGAAAACCAAAGATATACTTAAGGAAGCTTTGTTGAAATTTGATGGCACATTGATATTGGTTTCTCATGATAGAGACTTTTTAAGTGGATTGGCGGAAAAGGTGTTTGAGTTTGGAAATCAGCGAGTCGTTGAGCATTTTGAAGGGATTGACGACTTCTTGGCGAGAAAGAAAATGGAGAATTTAAGAGAAATTGAAAAATAA
- a CDS encoding HAD family hydrolase translates to MKNIEIIAFDADDTLWVNEPYFRETEQKFCVLLQDYLTHHSISQELFKTEIDNLPLYGYGVKGFMLSMIETISKVTDNQASLDIVSKTLELGKELLEKPIELLDGVEDTLAHLKGKYRLVLATKGDLLDQERKLVKSGLENYFHHIEVMSNKEKLDYKKMLNHLDCQAENFLMVGNSLKSDVLPVLDLGGHAIHVPYHTTWAHEVVDKEVKRPNFAKVDSIRDVLGYLA, encoded by the coding sequence ATGAAAAATATAGAGATTATTGCTTTTGACGCTGATGATACGCTTTGGGTAAATGAGCCTTACTTCAGGGAAACTGAGCAGAAGTTTTGCGTGCTATTGCAGGATTATTTAACACATCATTCTATTTCACAAGAGCTTTTCAAGACTGAAATTGATAATTTGCCTTTGTATGGGTATGGTGTGAAGGGGTTTATGCTAAGTATGATTGAGACTATTTCCAAAGTTACTGATAATCAAGCTAGCTTGGATATTGTGAGCAAAACTCTTGAATTAGGAAAGGAATTATTGGAGAAGCCAATCGAGTTGTTGGATGGAGTTGAAGATACATTAGCTCATTTGAAGGGGAAATATAGATTGGTACTGGCTACAAAAGGTGATTTGTTGGATCAAGAAAGAAAATTGGTTAAATCTGGCTTGGAAAATTATTTCCACCATATTGAAGTCATGAGCAATAAGGAAAAGCTTGATTATAAGAAGATGCTAAATCATCTGGATTGCCAAGCGGAGAATTTTTTGATGGTGGGCAATTCTTTGAAATCAGATGTTCTGCCAGTATTGGACCTCGGAGGCCATGCTATCCATGTGCCGTATCATACGACATGGGCTCATGAAGTTGTGGATAAGGAAGTCAAGCGACCTAATTTCGCGAAAGTGGATTCCATTCGAGATGTTTTGGGTTATTTGGCTTGA
- a CDS encoding Crp/Fnr family transcriptional regulator, with product MDFNSFFQTHGKLEQFEANHPILRPPEVCRKVYLIKSGSVRGFYYDNKGNDISTWFSFENDMITLMQSFMKQTPSHYGLETMEPVVSLSISREQAFNFFYQDIETAKAFHAFTFDIMSQIIERLSDMQMLTAKERYEKLIASQPKIFAKASLGDIASYLGVTQQSLSRIRSQKH from the coding sequence ATGGACTTTAACAGCTTTTTTCAAACCCATGGCAAATTAGAACAATTCGAAGCCAATCACCCAATCCTAAGGCCTCCTGAAGTTTGCCGAAAAGTCTATTTAATCAAAAGCGGATCCGTTAGAGGTTTTTATTACGACAATAAAGGCAATGATATCAGCACATGGTTTTCTTTCGAAAACGACATGATAACACTTATGCAGAGTTTCATGAAACAAACACCGTCACACTATGGCTTGGAGACTATGGAACCGGTTGTCAGCCTTTCCATAAGCAGAGAACAAGCATTCAATTTCTTCTACCAAGACATTGAAACAGCTAAAGCTTTCCATGCCTTTACCTTTGATATCATGTCTCAAATTATCGAACGACTAAGCGACATGCAAATGCTAACAGCCAAAGAACGTTACGAGAAACTCATAGCATCACAACCAAAAATCTTCGCGAAAGCAAGCTTAGGAGACATAGCAAGTTATTTGGGTGTCACACAGCAAAGCTTAAGCAGAATCAGATCACAAAAACACTAA